The Cystobacter fuscus DSM 2262 genome includes a region encoding these proteins:
- a CDS encoding PEGA domain-containing protein: protein MSFPTLLVALLLALGGTRASATEPGAARAAARKHFERGTTLYQEGHYAEAAAAFEAAYQTLANGVVLYNLGQCYEKLGDLQRAIGYYRDYLRMVPHAEDRPLVESLIARLEKRHEEERRPQVTVSSQPAGARVQVDGKARGVTPWRDKLEVGPHRLELAHEGYQPLRRDVELRPGEPLELQLMLTPLSTIGVAVESRSGQPGRRVWTWVAAGAAGVAGAGAVTLGLLARADSRELLARPHERAEAQRLHDSALGRARASNILTGTAGVALLAGTALFFFEGSF, encoded by the coding sequence ATGTCCTTTCCGACGCTTCTTGTCGCGCTGCTGCTCGCCCTGGGTGGCACGAGGGCGAGCGCCACCGAGCCCGGAGCCGCCCGCGCCGCCGCTCGCAAGCACTTCGAGCGCGGAACCACCCTCTACCAGGAGGGCCACTACGCCGAGGCCGCCGCCGCCTTCGAGGCCGCCTACCAGACGCTCGCCAACGGCGTGGTCCTCTACAACCTGGGCCAGTGCTACGAGAAGCTCGGCGATCTCCAGCGGGCCATCGGCTACTACCGCGACTACCTGCGCATGGTGCCCCACGCGGAGGATCGGCCGCTCGTCGAGTCGCTCATCGCCCGGCTGGAGAAGCGCCACGAAGAGGAGCGCCGTCCCCAGGTGACCGTCTCCAGCCAGCCCGCGGGAGCGCGAGTCCAGGTGGATGGCAAGGCGCGTGGGGTGACGCCCTGGCGCGACAAGCTGGAGGTGGGCCCGCACCGGCTCGAGCTGGCACACGAGGGCTATCAGCCGCTGCGGCGCGACGTGGAGCTGCGGCCGGGCGAGCCCCTCGAGCTCCAGTTGATGCTCACGCCCTTGTCGACGATCGGAGTGGCGGTCGAGAGCCGCTCGGGACAACCTGGCAGGCGCGTCTGGACGTGGGTGGCCGCGGGCGCGGCGGGGGTGGCGGGGGCGGGGGCGGTGACGCTCGGGTTGCTGGCGCGCGCCGACTCGCGGGAACTGCTGGCCCGGCCGCACGAGCGCGCCGAGGCGCAGCGGCTGCATGACTCGGCCCTGGGCCGGGCGCGGGCCTCCAACATCCTCACCGGTACCGCGGGCGTGGCCCTGCTGGCGGGCACGGCGCTGTTCTTCTTCGAGGGGAGCTTCTGA
- a CDS encoding flavin-containing monooxygenase: MIASKKGEVSFSPEALKEKYRLEREKRLRADGNAQYRDFSGVYADFDKDPYVEPGFTRPALTEKLDVLIVGGGFGGMLAAVRLRQAGVDSFRIVEKAGDFGGTWYWNRYPGAACDVESYIYLPLLEETGYIPTEKYAKAPEIFAHCQRIGRHFDLYKAALFQTQVELMEWDENTRRWNITTSRGDKLAARFVITAGGILHKAKLPGIPGIETFKGHSFHTTRWDYAYTGGGPTGGMDRLADKRVGIIGTGATSVQAIPHLGAAAKQLYVFQRTPSGVGVRDNQPTDPEWVKTLKPGWQQERILNFTALVSGKPQDVDMVRDGWTYIFQDAELRRAKTPEEAAELRQLTDFRKMEEIRARVDTIVKDPVTAEALKPYYNQMCKRPCFHDEYLDTFNRPNVQLVDTDGKGVERITPNGVVVNGKEYEVDCLIYASGFELSSEYTRRMGFDIRGRGGKSLSDSWAEGAATLHGMHSRGYPNLLMFSLTQSGWAINFVSILNEQSQHAAYIIARCLKQGIETIEPTEQAQQQWWDVILGNLMKAASFGGVECTPGYFNNEGARPPPSAMRNAPFAGGTIEFIDILRDWRKADELAGLELTRGGTSSNP; the protein is encoded by the coding sequence ATGATTGCTTCGAAGAAGGGTGAGGTCTCTTTCTCTCCGGAAGCGCTGAAGGAGAAGTACCGGCTCGAGCGCGAGAAGCGGCTGCGTGCTGACGGCAACGCCCAGTACCGCGACTTCAGCGGCGTCTATGCGGACTTCGACAAGGACCCCTACGTCGAGCCCGGCTTCACCCGTCCGGCGCTGACCGAGAAGCTAGACGTCTTGATTGTCGGGGGTGGCTTTGGCGGCATGTTGGCGGCGGTGCGGCTGCGCCAGGCGGGGGTGGATTCCTTCCGCATCGTCGAGAAGGCGGGTGACTTCGGCGGCACCTGGTACTGGAACCGCTATCCGGGCGCCGCCTGTGACGTGGAGTCCTACATCTACCTGCCGCTGCTCGAGGAGACCGGCTACATCCCGACGGAGAAGTACGCCAAGGCGCCGGAGATCTTCGCCCACTGCCAGCGCATTGGCCGGCACTTCGACCTCTACAAGGCGGCGCTGTTCCAGACCCAGGTCGAGCTGATGGAGTGGGACGAGAACACCCGGCGCTGGAACATCACGACCAGCCGGGGCGACAAGCTCGCGGCGCGCTTCGTCATCACCGCCGGCGGCATCCTCCACAAGGCGAAGCTGCCCGGCATCCCGGGCATCGAGACCTTCAAGGGCCACAGCTTCCACACCACCCGATGGGACTATGCCTATACCGGCGGCGGCCCCACGGGCGGCATGGACCGGCTGGCGGACAAGCGCGTGGGCATCATCGGCACGGGCGCGACCTCGGTCCAGGCCATCCCCCACCTCGGGGCCGCGGCCAAACAGTTGTACGTCTTCCAGCGCACGCCCTCGGGCGTCGGCGTACGCGACAACCAGCCGACGGATCCGGAATGGGTGAAGACACTCAAGCCCGGCTGGCAGCAGGAGCGCATCCTCAACTTCACCGCGCTCGTCTCCGGCAAACCGCAGGACGTCGACATGGTGCGCGACGGGTGGACGTACATCTTCCAGGATGCCGAACTCCGCCGTGCAAAGACTCCCGAGGAGGCCGCCGAGCTCCGCCAGCTCACGGACTTCCGCAAGATGGAGGAGATCCGCGCGCGGGTGGACACCATCGTCAAGGATCCGGTGACGGCCGAGGCGCTCAAGCCCTACTACAACCAGATGTGCAAGCGGCCCTGCTTCCACGACGAGTACCTGGACACGTTCAACCGCCCCAACGTCCAGCTCGTGGATACCGATGGCAAGGGCGTGGAGCGGATCACCCCCAACGGCGTGGTGGTGAACGGCAAGGAGTACGAAGTCGACTGCCTCATCTACGCCTCGGGCTTCGAGCTCTCGAGCGAATACACCCGCCGGATGGGCTTCGACATTCGCGGGCGCGGCGGCAAGTCCCTGAGCGACAGCTGGGCCGAGGGAGCGGCGACGTTGCACGGCATGCACAGCCGCGGCTATCCCAACCTCCTGATGTTCAGCCTCACCCAGAGCGGGTGGGCGATCAATTTCGTTTCCATCCTCAACGAGCAGTCGCAACACGCCGCCTACATCATCGCGCGTTGCCTGAAGCAGGGCATCGAGACCATCGAGCCGACGGAACAGGCGCAGCAGCAGTGGTGGGATGTCATCCTCGGCAACCTCATGAAGGCCGCGTCCTTCGGCGGTGTCGAATGCACGCCCGGCTACTTCAACAACGAGGGCGCCCGGCCTCCCCCGAGCGCGATGCGCAATGCCCCTTTCGCGGGCGGCACGATCGAGTTCATCGACATCCTGCGCGACTGGCGCAAGGCCGACGAGCTCGCGGGCCTGGAACTCACCCGTGGCGGGACGTCTTCCAACCCATGA
- a CDS encoding sigma 54-interacting transcriptional regulator codes for MSGRTELIPAQTPASGLSIQRVNLEVSAGPDAGTTVSSSAEKLTLGTAPGNDLVLTDTTVSRFHAELVRERGGYRVKDLGSTNGTRVDHVRVQDAYVADGSTLTFGGTTVRFSLVATRDVLPLHPEPRFGGLVGESAVMRALFAQLVRLAVTDATVLVEGESGTGKERVAEALHQASPRASGPFVVVDCGSIPAELVESELFGHEKGAFTGATHERRGAFEAANGGTLFLDELGELPLAVQPKLLRALERRQIKRVGADGYRSVDVRFVAATHRDLREAVNRGQFREDLYFRLAVGMVRVPPLRAHLEDLPDLLEHLWTETFRSLGLPPRPFTAPSPETLHQLSTLPWRGNVRELRNFVERSVALSGALDASFLQAASAPVASAGAPTVRVELPYKEAKEAWLAHFEEVYLRQRLAASGGNVSQMAREAEVDRAHVIKLLRKHAVR; via the coding sequence ATGTCAGGGCGTACCGAGCTCATCCCCGCGCAGACACCGGCCAGTGGGCTCTCCATCCAGAGGGTGAACCTCGAGGTGTCGGCCGGCCCTGACGCGGGCACCACGGTGAGCAGCTCCGCCGAGAAGCTCACCCTGGGCACGGCCCCGGGCAATGATCTGGTGCTCACCGACACCACCGTGTCGCGCTTCCACGCCGAGCTGGTGCGCGAGCGCGGCGGCTACCGGGTGAAGGACCTGGGCAGCACCAACGGTACGCGGGTGGACCATGTCCGCGTGCAGGACGCCTATGTCGCGGACGGCTCCACGCTGACCTTCGGCGGCACCACGGTGCGCTTCTCCCTGGTGGCCACGCGGGACGTGTTGCCCCTGCATCCCGAGCCTCGCTTCGGCGGGCTGGTGGGCGAGAGCGCCGTGATGCGGGCCCTGTTCGCCCAGCTCGTGCGCCTGGCCGTCACGGACGCCACGGTGCTCGTCGAGGGCGAGAGCGGCACCGGCAAGGAGCGGGTGGCCGAGGCGCTCCACCAGGCGAGTCCCCGGGCCTCGGGACCTTTCGTGGTGGTGGACTGTGGCTCCATCCCCGCCGAGCTGGTGGAGAGCGAACTGTTCGGCCACGAGAAGGGCGCCTTCACCGGCGCCACCCACGAGCGCCGGGGCGCCTTCGAGGCCGCCAACGGAGGCACCCTCTTCCTGGACGAGCTGGGCGAGCTGCCCCTGGCCGTGCAGCCCAAGCTGCTGCGCGCGCTGGAGCGCCGGCAGATCAAGCGCGTGGGCGCGGATGGGTACCGGAGCGTGGACGTGCGCTTCGTGGCCGCCACGCACCGCGATCTGCGCGAGGCCGTCAACCGCGGACAGTTCCGCGAGGACCTGTACTTCCGGCTCGCCGTGGGCATGGTGCGCGTGCCCCCGCTGCGCGCGCATCTGGAGGATCTGCCGGACCTGCTGGAGCACCTGTGGACGGAGACGTTCCGCTCGCTCGGTCTGCCGCCCCGGCCCTTCACCGCCCCCAGCCCCGAGACGCTGCACCAGCTCTCCACCCTGCCTTGGCGCGGCAACGTGCGCGAGTTGCGCAACTTCGTCGAGCGCAGCGTGGCCCTCTCCGGCGCGTTGGATGCCTCGTTCCTCCAGGCGGCCAGCGCCCCGGTGGCGTCGGCCGGAGCCCCCACCGTGCGCGTGGAGCTGCCCTACAAGGAGGCCAAGGAGGCATGGCTCGCCCACTTCGAGGAGGTGTATCTGCGCCAGCGCCTGGCGGCCTCGGGCGGCAACGTGAGCCAGATGGCGCGCGAGGCCGAGGTGGACCGGGCCCACGTCATCAAGCTGTTGCGCAAGCACGCGGTACGCTGA
- a CDS encoding serine/threonine-protein kinase produces MPRCPTCQSEYAEDVSFCPRDGTALLPAVLEGRYRLLSPLGEGGMGVVYLAEHLGLRKSVAVKLLRGELSRDPTFARRFEQEAIAASQIGHEHIVNVTDLGRTPAGELFYVMELLEGESLGALLLREHFLPLWRAVPILAQVCRALEAAHARGIVHRDVKPQNVMLLRRQGQADFVKVVDFGISKVMQGPPGSGLTEAGVILGTANYMAPEQAAGGTVDARADVYSLGVLTYEVCTGSLPFRGDNTFATMLQHLEATAEPPSRRRPDLGLPPELDALVLSALAKDPAARPTLETFRAALEALVPGRVPLQLTPAMATGGVSALPPAAPFTAPPVVVEPLEPTVVSTRSLEAVHRGRRGGLLVGGVGALLLLGGVGLWAVTSRGPAVETPAAAVPVAAPSPVPAVEPPKESLPPPAPARPRLSIASRPEGATVTLGERVLGVTPLEFERPDGDAGPLRLTLEGHVPEVLERLPESERLDVTLKKPTSPRVRSDKPRTGKAQGKVQDLKSDPY; encoded by the coding sequence ATGCCGCGCTGCCCGACGTGCCAGAGCGAGTACGCGGAGGACGTCTCGTTCTGTCCCCGTGACGGCACGGCGCTGCTGCCCGCCGTGCTGGAGGGCCGCTACCGGTTGCTGTCCCCGCTCGGCGAGGGAGGCATGGGCGTGGTGTACCTCGCCGAGCACCTGGGTCTGCGCAAGAGCGTGGCGGTGAAGCTGCTGCGCGGTGAGCTGTCGCGAGACCCCACCTTCGCCCGCCGCTTCGAGCAGGAGGCCATCGCCGCCAGCCAGATCGGCCACGAGCACATCGTCAACGTGACGGACCTGGGCCGCACCCCCGCCGGGGAGCTCTTCTACGTCATGGAGTTGCTGGAGGGAGAGAGCCTCGGGGCGCTGCTGCTGCGCGAGCACTTCCTCCCGCTGTGGCGCGCCGTGCCGATCCTGGCGCAGGTGTGCCGGGCGCTCGAGGCGGCGCACGCGCGCGGCATCGTCCATCGGGACGTGAAGCCACAGAACGTGATGCTCCTGCGGCGCCAGGGGCAGGCGGACTTCGTCAAGGTGGTGGACTTCGGCATCTCCAAGGTGATGCAGGGGCCGCCGGGCAGTGGGCTCACCGAGGCGGGCGTCATCCTCGGCACCGCCAACTACATGGCCCCGGAGCAGGCGGCGGGGGGGACGGTGGATGCCCGGGCGGATGTGTACTCGTTGGGGGTGCTCACCTACGAGGTCTGCACCGGCTCGCTCCCCTTCCGCGGGGACAACACCTTCGCCACGATGTTGCAGCACCTGGAGGCCACCGCCGAGCCCCCCAGCCGGCGTCGTCCGGACCTCGGCCTGCCGCCGGAGCTGGACGCGCTGGTGCTGAGCGCGCTCGCCAAGGACCCGGCCGCTCGCCCCACCCTGGAGACGTTCCGCGCCGCGCTGGAGGCCCTCGTCCCGGGCCGAGTGCCCCTCCAGCTCACGCCGGCCATGGCCACCGGCGGCGTGTCCGCGCTCCCGCCCGCCGCACCGTTCACGGCTCCGCCCGTCGTGGTCGAGCCCCTCGAGCCCACCGTGGTGTCCACCCGGAGCCTGGAGGCGGTCCACCGGGGCAGGCGCGGCGGGCTCCTCGTGGGAGGCGTGGGCGCGCTGCTGCTGCTCGGCGGCGTGGGGCTGTGGGCGGTCACGTCGCGCGGCCCCGCCGTGGAGACGCCCGCCGCCGCGGTGCCGGTGGCGGCCCCCTCGCCGGTTCCAGCCGTGGAGCCCCCGAAGGAGTCCCTTCCCCCGCCGGCCCCGGCCCGTCCACGCCTGTCCATCGCCTCGCGGCCCGAGGGCGCCACGGTGACGCTGGGCGAGCGGGTGCTCGGAGTCACTCCCCTGGAGTTCGAGCGTCCCGACGGAGACGCCGGCCCCCTGCGCCTCACCCTGGAGGGCCATGTCCCCGAGGTGCTCGAGCGCCTGCCCGAGAGCGAGCGGCTGGACGTCACGCTGAAGAAACCAACGTCGCCGCGCGTGCGGTCCGACAAGCCCCGGACGGGCAAGGCCCAGGGCAAGGTCCAAGACCTCAAGTCCGACCCCTATTGA
- a CDS encoding serine/threonine-protein kinase, whose amino-acid sequence MNQGGEAGSVGRYRLVSRLARGGMAEVFLGVLPGPEGFEKPVVVKRLLPQLAGQEAYRQMFAQEARLMATFGHAHVVSVLDFGLEAGAPYLVLEYVEGVDLARALAARGPLAPALVRHLGLCLLRALEHVHGLRDTQGEWLGLVHRDVSPANVLLGHTGDVKLGDFGIAKGLRTPSRTAPGSTRGTLRYMSPEQVRGGPLDARADLFSLGILLYEAVVGRGPFAAATDAQLLLAVRDVRLEPAEHLLQRAGPALASVLQRALRPHPSERFASAGDMARALLDVDTGSGAEQPWHVAELVAETLAAGRTPAASGPGKRVASPFSAALLEGRGDEEA is encoded by the coding sequence ATGAACCAGGGAGGAGAGGCAGGCTCGGTGGGCCGCTACCGGCTGGTATCCCGCCTGGCGCGCGGAGGGATGGCGGAGGTGTTCCTCGGCGTCCTGCCCGGGCCCGAGGGCTTCGAGAAGCCGGTGGTCGTCAAGCGATTGCTGCCTCAGCTGGCCGGACAGGAGGCCTACCGACAGATGTTCGCCCAGGAGGCGCGGCTGATGGCCACCTTCGGCCACGCGCACGTCGTCTCGGTGCTGGACTTCGGGCTGGAGGCGGGCGCGCCCTACCTGGTGCTGGAGTACGTGGAGGGGGTGGACCTGGCCCGGGCGCTCGCCGCGCGAGGACCGCTGGCTCCCGCGCTCGTGCGGCACCTGGGCCTGTGCCTGCTGCGCGCGCTCGAGCACGTGCACGGCCTGCGCGACACCCAGGGCGAGTGGCTGGGGCTCGTCCACCGGGACGTGAGCCCCGCGAACGTGCTGCTGGGGCACACCGGCGACGTGAAGCTGGGGGACTTCGGTATCGCCAAGGGGCTGCGCACGCCCTCGCGCACCGCGCCCGGCAGCACGCGCGGCACGCTGCGCTACATGTCCCCCGAGCAGGTGCGCGGCGGCCCCCTGGACGCGAGGGCCGATCTCTTCTCGCTCGGGATCCTCCTCTACGAGGCGGTGGTGGGCCGCGGCCCCTTCGCCGCGGCCACGGACGCGCAGTTGCTGCTCGCCGTGCGGGACGTGCGCCTGGAGCCCGCCGAGCACCTGCTGCAACGGGCCGGGCCCGCCCTGGCCAGCGTCCTCCAGCGTGCCCTGCGCCCCCACCCCTCCGAGCGCTTCGCCTCGGCGGGAGACATGGCGCGTGCCCTGCTGGACGTGGACACCGGCTCCGGGGCGGAGCAGCCCTGGCACGTGGCGGAGCTGGTGGCGGAGACGCTCGCCGCCGGGCGTACCCCGGCGGCCTCCGGGCCCGGGAAGCGCGTCGCGAGCCCGTTCTCCGCCGCCCTACTCGAAGGCCGGGGGGACGAGGAGGCATGA
- a CDS encoding DUF6184 family natural product biosynthesis lipoprotein, protein MRISFSLSLLSLLLLPACGPTSRADAQHQAADSACDYYAECEEIGSGEGKQFEDRSECEVKTRDFFQAAWTADNCPAINETGLETCLKRIGTTSCSSAADFLNTAILVCGAGSVCQDVQD, encoded by the coding sequence ATGCGCATCTCGTTCTCCCTCTCCCTGCTGTCCCTGCTTCTCCTCCCCGCGTGTGGCCCCACCTCCCGCGCTGATGCACAACACCAGGCCGCCGACTCCGCCTGCGATTACTACGCGGAGTGTGAGGAAATCGGCTCCGGCGAGGGCAAGCAGTTCGAGGACCGGAGCGAGTGTGAGGTGAAGACCCGCGATTTCTTCCAGGCCGCGTGGACGGCGGACAACTGCCCCGCCATCAACGAGACAGGGCTCGAGACGTGCCTGAAGCGCATCGGCACCACCTCGTGCTCGAGCGCGGCGGACTTCTTGAACACCGCGATCCTCGTCTGTGGCGCGGGCTCGGTCTGCCAGGACGTCCAGGACTGA
- a CDS encoding Coq4 family protein gives MSHAQTLRLPDNASLFTRLRVASQCLKGLKNDPTNPTYGQTFNLSLNGNVYASLVQQLQRGEAGRRLLSKRPSLEARDLDLAALERLPEGTLGHEFARYYRDNKISPFQTTLELKNDVDFLSKRYRETHDLQHVLTGYATDVVGEMELQAYILGNLGLRTTMFVLLNGTVGQLKAPQSGIERSEYLRRVWAAYRRGRASPRFLDFWFEEHWETPVATLRARLCAPATA, from the coding sequence ATGAGCCATGCCCAAACCCTTCGCCTGCCCGACAATGCCTCCCTGTTCACCCGCCTGCGTGTGGCGAGCCAGTGCCTGAAGGGGCTCAAGAACGATCCGACGAATCCCACCTACGGCCAGACGTTCAACCTGAGCCTGAACGGCAACGTCTACGCCTCGCTCGTTCAGCAACTCCAGCGCGGCGAAGCGGGGCGCCGCCTGCTGTCCAAACGCCCTTCCCTGGAGGCCAGGGATCTGGATCTGGCCGCGCTCGAGCGCCTGCCCGAGGGCACGCTCGGCCATGAGTTCGCGCGCTACTATCGCGACAACAAGATCTCGCCCTTCCAGACGACGCTCGAGCTCAAGAACGACGTCGACTTCCTCTCCAAGCGCTACCGCGAGACGCATGACTTGCAGCACGTGCTGACGGGCTACGCCACGGACGTGGTGGGCGAAATGGAGCTACAGGCGTACATCCTGGGCAACCTGGGGCTCCGGACCACGATGTTCGTCCTGCTCAACGGCACGGTCGGACAACTCAAGGCGCCGCAGTCCGGCATCGAGCGGTCCGAGTACCTGCGGCGGGTGTGGGCCGCGTACCGTCGTGGCCGTGCGTCCCCGCGGTTCCTCGACTTCTGGTTCGAGGAGCACTGGGAGACCCCCGTGGCCACGCTGCGCGCGCGGCTGTGCGCCCCCGCGACGGCGTAG
- a CDS encoding SDR family NAD(P)-dependent oxidoreductase, giving the protein MKVQNKIIVVTGGGNGMGRELVLALLSKGASVAAVDINASALEETVALAGMNRANLATYTVNITDRALVESLPEQVISRFGAVDGIINNAGVIQPFVKLKDLDYAAIDRVMNVNLFGTLYMTKAFLPHLLARPEAHITNISSMGGFLPVPGQTIYGAAKAAVKLLTEGLNSELLGTNVRVTVVFPGAIGTNIAANSGVMNTLQVKGGETSFKMLAPAKAAQLILEGIENNRYRVLVGSDSRFMDAIYRLNPQRAARFILNQMSSLLPQ; this is encoded by the coding sequence ATGAAGGTCCAGAACAAGATCATCGTCGTGACCGGCGGCGGAAATGGTATGGGCAGGGAGCTCGTCCTCGCCCTTCTCTCCAAGGGCGCGAGCGTCGCCGCCGTGGACATCAACGCGTCCGCCCTCGAGGAGACCGTCGCGCTGGCGGGGATGAACCGGGCCAACCTGGCCACCTACACCGTGAACATCACGGACCGGGCCCTGGTGGAGTCGCTCCCGGAGCAGGTCATCTCCCGCTTCGGGGCTGTCGACGGCATCATCAACAACGCGGGCGTCATCCAACCCTTCGTCAAGCTGAAGGACCTCGACTACGCGGCGATCGACCGGGTGATGAACGTCAACCTGTTCGGCACGCTCTACATGACCAAGGCGTTCCTGCCCCACCTGCTCGCACGCCCGGAAGCGCACATCACGAACATCTCCAGCATGGGGGGCTTCCTGCCCGTGCCGGGACAGACCATCTACGGAGCGGCCAAGGCGGCCGTCAAACTGCTGACGGAGGGTTTGAACTCGGAGCTCTTGGGGACGAACGTGCGGGTCACGGTGGTCTTCCCGGGGGCGATTGGCACGAACATCGCGGCGAACTCGGGGGTGATGAACACCCTGCAGGTGAAGGGCGGGGAGACGTCCTTCAAGATGCTGGCCCCCGCCAAGGCCGCGCAGCTCATCCTCGAAGGCATCGAGAACAACCGCTACCGCGTCCTCGTGGGCTCCGACTCCAGGTTCATGGACGCCATCTACAGACTGAACCCCCAGCGCGCGGCGCGGTTCATCCTCAATCAGATGAGCAGTTTGTTGCCGCAGTAG
- a CDS encoding SMP-30/gluconolactonase/LRE family protein: MRVVARGLLALLVFAAAFALYWTLWPAGRGAGRECELKSGVHALCGLNKPEDLLRLGDSDWVVTGNMGNDDWAEGGFYAIRIGDEAFRAITPDFSRPAEPTYGDCPGAPEPKLFSAHGVALRARANDEHTLYAVNHGGRESIEVFDVRVSAEGPALTWTGCIVLPAEHAANSVAPLPDGGIVVTIPQLPSVSEGVVLRWGPGGGWTEVPGTRFQGDNGLLVSPDGTRLYVNEYHNNRVHEVSLAGTVTPPRSVDLGFHPDNIRFAPDGSILATGHPHSIAVVALCGFVVRCGIGTEVARVDPATFQAATLFKRGANETFSGGTSAVVIGDELWIGSFVSRALLIVPLSELRQPLGAPAASPTHELE; this comes from the coding sequence ATGCGCGTCGTCGCACGCGGCCTCCTCGCTCTTCTGGTGTTCGCCGCCGCGTTCGCTCTCTACTGGACGCTCTGGCCGGCCGGGCGAGGTGCAGGCAGGGAGTGCGAGCTCAAGAGCGGCGTCCATGCCCTGTGTGGGCTCAACAAGCCGGAGGACCTGCTGCGCCTCGGGGACAGTGACTGGGTCGTCACGGGGAACATGGGCAACGACGACTGGGCCGAGGGCGGCTTCTATGCCATCAGGATTGGCGACGAAGCCTTCCGCGCCATCACACCTGATTTCTCGCGCCCGGCCGAGCCGACCTACGGTGACTGCCCCGGTGCTCCCGAGCCGAAGCTCTTCTCCGCGCACGGGGTTGCTCTGCGTGCCCGCGCCAATGATGAGCACACGCTATACGCAGTCAATCACGGTGGTCGCGAGTCGATCGAGGTGTTCGACGTCCGGGTTTCCGCCGAGGGGCCAGCGCTGACCTGGACCGGCTGCATCGTGCTGCCCGCGGAGCATGCGGCCAACTCCGTCGCACCACTCCCGGACGGCGGCATCGTCGTCACCATTCCGCAACTTCCGTCTGTATCGGAGGGGGTGGTGCTGCGGTGGGGGCCTGGCGGCGGTTGGACCGAGGTTCCGGGTACCCGCTTCCAAGGAGACAACGGCCTCCTCGTGTCGCCTGATGGCACGCGCCTGTACGTGAACGAGTACCACAACAACAGGGTACACGAGGTCTCTCTCGCTGGAACCGTCACTCCTCCCCGGTCCGTCGACCTTGGCTTTCATCCAGACAACATCCGGTTCGCGCCCGACGGCTCCATTCTCGCGACAGGGCACCCACATTCCATCGCCGTCGTTGCCCTGTGTGGATTCGTCGTGAGGTGCGGCATTGGGACGGAGGTGGCCCGCGTCGATCCGGCCACCTTCCAGGCGGCCACGCTCTTCAAGCGGGGTGCGAACGAGACCTTCAGTGGGGGCACGAGCGCCGTCGTCATCGGTGACGAACTCTGGATCGGATCCTTTGTCTCGCGCGCGCTTCTGATCGTGCCGCTCAGCGAGCTGAGGCAGCCGCTCGGAGCACCCGCCGCCTCGCCAACGCACGAATTGGAATGA
- a CDS encoding alpha/beta hydrolase, whose translation MKPTTNPFHPDLQRAARLLPNVTVTRPVLAVVRFLGRFQRKPRVPVDVAVEVEDVRVPGPAGAPPVRVRTYRPRSVQGPTPALLWIHGGGYIVGQPEQDDVLCLELARELGILVASVDYRLAPEHPFPAPLEDCYAALRWLFSQAGTLGILPERIAIGGASAGGGLTAALAQLAHDREDVRPVFQLLVYPMLDDRTTTRTDIDGTNHRAWNQGSNVFGWRSYLGREPGGAQVPVHAVPARREDLSGLPPAWLGVGTCDLFHDEDLVYARRLEAAGVPCDVVVVPGAFHGFDIITRGARVARDFRGAFTAALRRALFPAPGAAEQAKAG comes from the coding sequence ATGAAGCCAACCACGAATCCGTTCCACCCTGACCTGCAACGCGCCGCGCGCCTCCTCCCGAACGTCACGGTGACCCGGCCGGTGCTCGCCGTGGTGCGGTTTCTCGGCCGCTTCCAGCGCAAGCCCCGCGTCCCCGTGGACGTGGCCGTGGAGGTGGAGGACGTGCGAGTGCCCGGGCCCGCGGGGGCGCCGCCGGTGCGCGTGCGGACCTATCGGCCCCGGTCAGTCCAGGGACCGACGCCGGCGCTCCTGTGGATTCACGGGGGCGGGTACATCGTCGGCCAACCGGAGCAGGACGATGTTCTTTGCCTGGAGCTCGCGCGTGAGCTGGGCATCCTCGTCGCCTCGGTGGACTACCGGCTGGCTCCCGAGCACCCCTTCCCGGCACCGCTGGAGGACTGCTACGCGGCGCTGCGATGGCTCTTCTCTCAGGCGGGGACGCTCGGCATCCTCCCCGAGCGCATCGCCATCGGCGGGGCGAGCGCTGGTGGGGGACTCACGGCGGCGCTGGCTCAACTGGCGCATGACCGCGAGGATGTCCGGCCCGTCTTCCAACTGCTCGTCTATCCGATGCTGGACGACCGCACGACGACGCGCACGGACATCGACGGCACGAACCACCGCGCCTGGAACCAGGGCAGCAACGTGTTCGGCTGGAGGTCCTACCTGGGACGAGAGCCGGGAGGCGCGCAGGTGCCGGTGCATGCCGTGCCCGCGCGGCGCGAGGACCTCTCGGGTCTCCCCCCGGCCTGGTTGGGCGTGGGCACCTGCGACCTCTTCCACGACGAGGATCTCGTATACGCCAGGCGCCTGGAGGCCGCTGGGGTGCCGTGCGACGTCGTCGTGGTGCCCGGCGCCTTCCACGGCTTCGACATCATCACCCGCGGCGCCAGAGTGGCGCGCGACTTCCGTGGAGCCTTCACGGCCGCGCTGCGTCGGGCCCTGTTCCCGGCGCCTGGTGCCGCGGAGCAAGCGAAGGCGGGTTGA